In Nostoc piscinale CENA21, the genomic stretch ATAAATTAAATTTCTCAGATAGAGCATTTGTTAAAATTACCAAAATTGGCGAATAGCTTAACTCAATAAGTACACTTGGACAAGTCTGCACCGATTCATGCTGTGTTGCCTGCTTTAAGCTTAATCTCACAGCTAGGCTATCTCTCCATTTTGGCAGAACAACTCATGAATCAGGCGGCTAAAATTACTTAATTCAAAAATTGTGCAAGCTGTCTGACTAAAATACGTGAATTTACTTTTTTTGTTCCTAAAATACTGAGTTCAAGATAATTTGAGTTTTTATTGCCTTTTCTAGCCTGCTGAAGTACAAATTTATCTGCGTGCATCTGCGGTTAATTATTCCTGTCTAGCACCTTGCTAGAGTCAGAAATGCTATATACGGCAATTCCGTCTAATAATAAATTGACAAATACTGATACAACATCTCCTCTAGAAGTTTTTTTCGGAGAATAGATTAGTTGTTTGGTAAGCAATGGACAGAATTGCTACTCCATGCGCCATCGCCCAGATTGCTTTTGTGATTTCGTAAGTATCACCAACAATCAGTTCTCCATTTTCTTGACCAGCTTTCACTAGCTCAAATAATTGGTTGAGTGAGGCTTGGGCAACTTCTTCTAAGTTGCGATATTTGGCTACATCTACAGGACGAAACATGATTTGCACATGATTGGCATGATTGATGGCAAATTCGACATAAGCTTGACTAGCTGCAATTAACTTTTGACGAGTACTTTTTCCAGCTTGAGCTATGGCGGATTCTACGTTAACTGTCAGCAGACGAAAGCCTTCTTGGGCGATCGCCGCCAGTACAGCTTCTTTATCTGCAAAGTGCATATAAGGCGCATTGTGACTGACTCCGGCTTTTTGCGCCATTTTACGTAAACTCAGCGCCTCAACCCCATCTTCCGCTAACAGTTCTATAGCGATCGCCAGCAAAGTATTGCGTAAGTTTCCATGATGATATTGAGCCATATTTTTATTTTTATATTGACACTGTCAACATTTTGGTTTTATATTGGCAGTGTCAATATATTACTGATTGACTGATTGAGTGTCCAGCATTTACAGCAAAACAGTCTGTTCTTGTAGGAAAGACTGAAAGCAATAACTCAAAATTTTTTGCAAAATTGAAAATCCCAAATTTTATGAATCAGAAGATTCTCTGTTTTGTGGCGATCGCTATATCTGCAATCACCGGATGGCTGCTGGGTCACACTAGCCCTTGGATCAAACTGCAATCAAAGGATCAAGCAATGGCACAAACAATGACAAATTCTATGCGTATTTTACAAATCAACTTCAAATATAAAACATCCACTGCTGAATTTAAACAGCAGATGCTTGAACATGCGCCTCGTCTTGCTGCTGTCAAAGGATTGAAATGGAAAATTTGGTCAATTGATGAGACAAATAGAGAAGCCAATGGCTATTACTTATTTGAAAATGAAATTGCATTAAACAATTATCTCGATAATGTTTTTTTTTGTTGGTATGGGGAATAATCCCACAGTAGGCAATATTGTGGTTAAAAAATTTGAGATTCTCCAAGAGCCTACTGCTATTACGCGAGGGCCAATTTAGTAAAAAAATAGGTAGGAAAAGTAACAATGAAATTTAGTCATACTCTGAAAACATCAGCTTCATCCGAAAAAAATTTGGTCAATTTGGACAGATGTAGAGCATTGGTCAAAATGGGATACAGAATTGTCTGATGCTTATTTAGAAAGTCCCTTTGCACTGGGAGCCAGAGGTAAACTTACGCCCAGAAAAGGGCGAGTTTCCACATTTAAAATCTCACAATTAATTCCAAGCAAAAGTTATACTTTTACAATTAACTTGCCATTGTGTAGTTTAAATGTACATCGCTATCTTAATGTTCAATCAGATGGCACATATTTTACTCATGAAATAGCATTTCAAGGGTTGCTGGCTTTTTTATTTGGTCAAATCTTAGGGCGACAATTTCAAGCAGTGTTACCGAGCGTTATGCAGAATGTAAAGCAAATTGCCGAATTAAGACAGTAATCAAAGAATTGGTAACTTGATCAAACACCGTACTCATCAGAATAGTTGCTCACCATAAATTATTTGTCAAGGGAACCTAAAAGTTGTCAATTAAGACAAAATAGTTAGTGCAGAATTTTGCATTATGGATAGTATACAAAGCTATTTTCCACCTACATATTCTGAGGGTGCTGATGACTCAACCACTTCCCACTGCACAAATAGTATTTACTAAATTAACTAAGGTTGCCCAGGTAAGTTTTACAGCTGCGATCGCATTTCATCTTTGGGTGACTCCTTCTTTAGCTGGCGATCCCTTTGGTCGCAACGAAGCACATCAAATTGGCGATCATACAGAAGCCGCTTTTAAAGCTGTTTTCCAACAAGGTAATTATCCCGAAGCCGAACGTCACCTCAAAGAAGCTTTAGCAAAAGAACCAAATGAACCTTTAGCTTATGCCATGCAAGCATCGTTAGCTTATGCCAAGGGCGATTTTACAGGTTTGGATAAATACAGCCAGCAAATTTTAGACGCTGGGCAGAAATTAGTTGCTAATGACCCTTTGCGTGGTAATTTATACACTGCCGTTGGGCATTTCTTTGAGGGTGCGGTAATTGTAACGCGGGAAGGCGCGGCGAAAGGTGCTACCCAAGCTTTAGGTCGATTGCGCCAAGTTTACGAGTATTTAGATAAAGCCGAAGCGATTTCGCCAAAAGATCCCGAACTGAATTTACTCAGAGGCTACATGGATTTAATGCTTTCTGTTAACTTACCATTTGCCAATCCTGATGAGGCGATTGGGCGGTTAGAGACAAGTGCAGCACCGAGATACTTGGCAGATCGAGGCATTGCTATTGGCTACCGAGATTTGAAACAATACACTCAAGCCTTAGATTATGCCAATCAAGCAATCAAAGGCGCACCCGATAACCCAGAATTGTATTATCTCAAAGCCCAAATCCTCAAGGAAAAGGGAAGACGCGAAAAAAATCAAGACTTGCTGCGAGATGCGATCGCTAATTTTGACAAAGCTTTGACCAAAAAATCCCAATTACCCGGTAGTTTAGTCAAACAAATTGAGCGGGAACGCAATAGTGCAGTTAATCAGCTAAATAATTCCGGTAGATAATCAAAAAAGTTTGAAGTCTGAAGTTTGAAGTCTGAAATTTTATGCTTCAGTCCTCAGCCTTTGGGCTTCATTCTTGAATAGCCATCTGTTTGATATGCTTATTTTGAACGACAGTAATTGAGATAGTTGAATGTACATTCAGTTTCGTGAATTTAATTCGTTTGATGTCTGGATTTGGTTGCAGTTTAGTACCATTCCTTCGCAACGAGAAAAAGAATATATAGAAGAAGTTTTTAATTCCTGGTTTTACTTGGGTAAATTGGGTGCGTTTAATGCTGAAAATCTACAAGTCCAAGAAACGGGGTTAGAAATTAGCTATATGGATTATGACTCACAAGGCTATGACAGAAGCTTGTTAGCCTTGATGCACAACATGGGTGAGATTGAGTACGAAGGACAATGGGCGCGTTGCTGGTTCGATTTGGGAACGAGTGATGCGATCGCTTTAGATATTTTAATCAACGCCCTCACCCAGCTGAGTGAAGAATATGTCACTATTGAACAATTGTATATTGGCGGCGAAAATGAAGATTGGCCTGTAGAAGATAGCGAAAGCCGTTCTTATTCCATATACGATAATTAGTGACAAGAATGAATAAATCAGGGGAAATTCGGGTCATAGTTTTAGGACTAATTCGGGATGGCGAACGTATTTTTGTTTCTGAAGGCTATGACCCAGCAAAGCAGTCCATATTTTATCGCGCCTTGGGTGGTGGCGTTGATTTTGGCGAAACTAGTTATGCAGCTTTACAGCGAGAATTTCAAGAAGAAATTCAAGCTGAGTTAACTAATATTCGCTATTTGGGCTGTATTGAAAACTTATTTATCTATAACAATCGGCAAGGGCATGAAATCATTCAACTTTATCAATGCGATTTTGCTGATTCTAAGTTTTATCAACTAGAAAGTTTAATATTTTCGGAATCAGTCACCCATCATCATCGGGCATTGTGGGTAGATATTGCCCGTTTCAAATCTGGTGAACTCCGGTTAGTTCCAGAGGAATTTTTTAATTATTTATAGCAGAAGGCAGGAGTAATAGTATTACTATTCCTGATATTCAAGCTTTGAAATTGTCCTCACATCTCTGACTACCGCTTTATAAAGCCAAGATTTTTTCGAGAGTATTTACAAGCGATCGCAAAACCCAACCAAGTCTGGATGATGTTGGGTTTTGTTACTTTACCAATCTACAATTTGTAGCAATTTATGTTCCTGGACGAGAGCGGAGATGATCTGGGATATGATGGCGATCGCCTAATATTTCTAACAACGGGCCATGAACGTCAAATTTCACCATACTTACCGACGCGACCAAAATATTCACCCGATAGCGATAGCGTCCCAAATCAATTCCCAGTAAACTGCAAAGCAAAATCCGAATCGTGGCTTTATGAGAAACTACTAACACATTACCTTCGGGATGCTTTTCTTGAATTTCCGCAATTACAGGCATAGAACGGTTAGCAATATCTACCGCCGTTTCTCCACCTTTGGGCGCATTCCAAGCGGGTTCTGTCAACCATTTTACATAGTTTTGGGCATAATTTTCTTGAGCAAAAGATTTACTCTTAGCTTCCCATTCGCCATAACTACCTTCTTTGAGTCCATCACGCAACTGCATATCCATACCAGTAGCATCACAAAATGGTTTGGCAGTTGCTATTGTGCGCTTCATCGGACTAACATAAACCGCTTCCCACTTCAATTTTTGATAAACATTGGCGAAACTTTCTGCCATCAGTATTCCTTCTTTCGTCAATTCTGCATCAGTTTCACCGCAGAAATTACCACTTTGACTAAAAGTAGTCTCGCCATGTCGCAGTAAATATAAATTGAGTGTCATAACTTATATTGTGTTTGAGATAAAAGAGTTTGTGTACACATAAAGTACCATTAATTTTGTAATCGAGTGTGTAAGTATTTGCACAAAATTAATAAATTCTTTATGGTTGTAAGAAACAGGAAAAATATGTGCAATTAACTCTGTGTTAGTATGTAACACCAGAACAAAGTAATTAATCAGAAAAGTTAATCAAACACAATCTTATATCTAAAATCTGAAATGGTATGAAACTTTTAGCTCCTGCTTGTTTGGTGAGCGAAGCCGAACCACTGCCTCTTCCTATATTTATTCATATCTATGTTTTTTAGATTTAATCACCTCAATCACATCATCATGACGTTGACCTTCGATAATATCATTTAAATGAATTTTGCCTTCAATATATTGCAGATGAATCCGCCATCCAGATAATTTATCGATATCAGCGCGATAAATTGCTTGTTTAATACCTTTTACTTTCCGCAGTCTGGTTTTAGGGAAAGTTCTAGTTCGGTGACATTCATTATCTTCTAATTCTGCTAAGGCTTCGAGAAAATCAATTTTTAATTCATCGGGCAAGATTTTCATAGCTTCATAAATTACACCATGCTCATCAAAAAGTGGTTTAATCTGTGGCATCAGCTAGAGTGAACCTCAATTTCTTGATTTTGCATACTAAAATCTTGGTAGAGATACTCAGCTATGGAATTATATGCTTGAGTAGCATCTTCTGTACTGACAACTCTAAATAAGGTGATGACTGTTGTATCAAAAATCGGGTCATCATCTATGGTAAGTATGATTCTTATCTCTTTATCGATTATTAAGGCATAAAGAGAAGAATCATACTCAGTATTAAATTTAATATTTTTTAGTTTAAATGCTTGATTTTCTAGTAAATTTCTATTTTTAGAAATTAGGTCAACATACCGATTTAATTTTTTAATAATTTTAAATTTTTCTCTGTTATTAAATTTTTCCAAGTCTTTTTCAAATTCTTTAGTTGATTCAATGAGTATTTCCATTTAGTTAATGCTTGAATCAGAATACGAAACTGAGTTTAATATAGCTGATAATTATAGATAATTGAAGTGTTATTGGTAGCGGTTGTAAATAGCGTAAAGCAGAATACATAAACTTTAGAGGCTAAATCTGTTTGGTTAACTTGCTCAAAATTTTAAGTGGAATCAACACTAATATTTGTGAGCGAGTTCGGAGACTGTTTCTATTAATTTATCTAAATCAACTGGCTTAGAAATGTGGTGTTGAAAACCGACAGATAAAGAACGCTGTTGGTCTTCCATTCTGGCATAGGCAGAAAGAGCGATCGCACCTATTTTACCGCCTTTGTCTGCTGGTAAGGAGCGAATCTGTTGCATAAGTGTATAGCCATCCATATCTGGCATTCCAATATCACTGATTAAGACATTAGGTTGAAACGACTCCAAGGAAGCTAAAACTTCCACTGCACGGGTAACAGCTAATACCTCTGCGCCGTATTGCTCTAGTACAGCTGTGACTAATTCCCGCGCATCCGGTTCATCGTCCACAATTAGGACTTTAATTCCCGTTAAATCTAGTTCGGGTGTGGATAAATCATCAGGTTGATTTTGCAGTGACTCAGTAGCTAACAAGGGCAGTTTAACTATGAATGTCGCGCCTTGTCCTTCCCCTGGGCTGTCAGCATGAATTGTGCCGCCGTGGGCTTCCACCAAATACCGCACAATGGCTAACCCCAACCCCAGCCCACCATATTTACGAGTTGTCGAAGCATCTTCTTGGCGGAATGATTCAAAAATATGGGGCAGAAAATCGGGTCTGATG encodes the following:
- a CDS encoding TetR/AcrR family transcriptional regulator; its protein translation is MAQYHHGNLRNTLLAIAIELLAEDGVEALSLRKMAQKAGVSHNAPYMHFADKEAVLAAIAQEGFRLLTVNVESAIAQAGKSTRQKLIAASQAYVEFAINHANHVQIMFRPVDVAKYRNLEEVAQASLNQLFELVKAGQENGELIVGDTYEITKAIWAMAHGVAILSIAYQTTNLFSEKNF
- a CDS encoding YdhR family protein produces the protein MNQKILCFVAIAISAITGWLLGHTSPWIKLQSKDQAMAQTMTNSMRILQINFKYKTSTAEFKQQMLEHAPRLAAVKGLKWKIWSIDETNREANGYYLFENEIALNNYLDNVFFCWYGE
- a CDS encoding polyketide cyclase; this encodes MSDAYLESPFALGARGKLTPRKGRVSTFKISQLIPSKSYTFTINLPLCSLNVHRYLNVQSDGTYFTHEIAFQGLLAFLFGQILGRQFQAVLPSVMQNVKQIAELRQ
- a CDS encoding Sll0314/Alr1548 family TPR repeat-containing protein, which encodes MTQPLPTAQIVFTKLTKVAQVSFTAAIAFHLWVTPSLAGDPFGRNEAHQIGDHTEAAFKAVFQQGNYPEAERHLKEALAKEPNEPLAYAMQASLAYAKGDFTGLDKYSQQILDAGQKLVANDPLRGNLYTAVGHFFEGAVIVTREGAAKGATQALGRLRQVYEYLDKAEAISPKDPELNLLRGYMDLMLSVNLPFANPDEAIGRLETSAAPRYLADRGIAIGYRDLKQYTQALDYANQAIKGAPDNPELYYLKAQILKEKGRREKNQDLLRDAIANFDKALTKKSQLPGSLVKQIERERNSAVNQLNNSGR
- a CDS encoding DUF3531 family protein, with product MYIQFREFNSFDVWIWLQFSTIPSQREKEYIEEVFNSWFYLGKLGAFNAENLQVQETGLEISYMDYDSQGYDRSLLALMHNMGEIEYEGQWARCWFDLGTSDAIALDILINALTQLSEEYVTIEQLYIGGENEDWPVEDSESRSYSIYDN
- a CDS encoding NUDIX hydrolase; translation: MNKSGEIRVIVLGLIRDGERIFVSEGYDPAKQSIFYRALGGGVDFGETSYAALQREFQEEIQAELTNIRYLGCIENLFIYNNRQGHEIIQLYQCDFADSKFYQLESLIFSESVTHHHRALWVDIARFKSGELRLVPEEFFNYL
- a CDS encoding histidine phosphatase family protein, which encodes MTLNLYLLRHGETTFSQSGNFCGETDAELTKEGILMAESFANVYQKLKWEAVYVSPMKRTIATAKPFCDATGMDMQLRDGLKEGSYGEWEAKSKSFAQENYAQNYVKWLTEPAWNAPKGGETAVDIANRSMPVIAEIQEKHPEGNVLVVSHKATIRILLCSLLGIDLGRYRYRVNILVASVSMVKFDVHGPLLEILGDRHHIPDHLRSRPGT